TGATGGCGCTGCAGAAAAGGTCATAGAATTTATGGGCTTCGATCTGGCGGGTTGTGCAGGAACCCGTCGGCTCGTGGAAATCCGTCGGCTCGTGGAAATCCGTCGGCTCGGGAGAACCCGTCGGCTCGTGGGAACCCGTCGACTCTCCGGCCAAGCGGCCTCGTGGGAACCCGTCAACTCATCCGTTCAACGGGCTCTATCCGACAACAACAAGCTAAAAGTTAGGATTACTTACGCCCCGGTCTGCGAGCGGGCGCTTTGGCAGGCTGAGGGGAAGGTTGGAGTTTCGCGACTTCACCAGCCACCCAAGCGACTCCGACTAGAGCCACACCAGTCAACACAGCAATCAACATAGAACACCCTCCTTTCTTTGCGAATCGGCGTCCTTTCTCAAAAACTTAAGTCCACTCTTTACTTAACGCAAGCCCCATGAAAATATAAGGGAATCAGTGCCATTTTGCCCAGAATCTCGAACCGACGACCTGCAACCAGAATGGATCCAGTCTCGGAATTTCAAAGGGTTATGGGCCACACGTCCAGCATGCCAGCGGAGGTTCGCATGGAAGAACTGATACCCCGCACACTCAGACGTTGGGAAACCTATCAGAGCAACCTTTATAAAAGCGCGGTTTTGGCTAAATTTCAATCCATGACACGCGGTCGTCTGACCTTAAAAGTCCAGGGCGACGCTCACAGCTACAGTTTCGGCTTCGGAAAAAAAATTCAGGCTGATATGGAAATACGCAATGAGCGTTTTTTCATGCGCTTTATGAAACACGGTGAACTCGGTTTTGGCGAGTCTTTTGTCGACGGCGACTGGGACTCTCCCGACCTTGTGGCTCTCATCCGCTGGTTTTTGTTGAACATTGATCAATTGGATGCCCTGGGTCGCGTCGACCTTGGCGACCATCCGCTCTTTCAATTCCTGCAAAGCGTCCAGGAAATCCAGTCCATGCTCGATCGCACACGGCCGGCGGGCTTCAGTGATTCCCTGGCTGCGCATTACGACCTGGAGCGCTCTTTTTTCACGCTCATGCTGGACCCGACCCTCACCAATTCCAGCGCGATCTTCGAAGGCAAGGAAAGCCTCGAAGAGGCGCAGCTTCGCAAAAATCGCCGCATCGCCCAGGAGCTGAAGATTCGCCCCGGCGATCATATCCTCGAACTCGGCTCGGGCTGGGGCAGTCTTTCGCTCTATCTCGCCCTCTGTTTTCCCTGCAAAATCACCAGCGTCACCATCTCGGAAGAGCAGCACCGCTATCTGAAAGAGAAGGTGGCCGCCATGGGCCTTGAGCAAAGGGTTTTCCCGGCCCTCCTCGATTACAGGTCAGTCAAAGGCAGTTTCGATCGCATCGTCTCGGTCGAACTGATTGATGCTCTGGATGCCCAGGAACTGCCTGGATTCTTTGCTCACTGCGATGAACTCTTGAAACCGCAGGGCATCATGGTGCATCAGCTTTTGCTGACACCGGAGCGTTTTCGTTCGGAAAATCATGCCGGTGCGGATTGGATAAGGAAGTATATCAGTCCTGGCTCCTTTACGCCTTCACTTTCGCAGTTCCTGCATGCAGCGAACGAAAAGGCCGACTTTTGCGTCCGACGACTCGAAGACATCGGCCTGTCCTATGCCCGCACGCTCAACGCCTGGCGGCAGCGGTTTGAAAGTCATCTGCAGGAGGTCAAAGCCCTCGGCTTCGATGAAAGCTTCGTTCGCAGCTGGCGTTACTATCTATCGTATGCCGAGGCCGCGTTTCAGCACGGGCTTATGACCGCGGCCCAGCTGACCATGACGCGACCGACCCAAAGAGGTGAAGAGCCCGAGCAAAAGGCTTTCCACGGGGATGGAAACACTGGTATGCTTGTCGACTGATGCGTGAATCACTGTGCGGGAAGCTTCCGTGGATTTAAAAACCTCGTTCATG
The DNA window shown above is from Oligoflexus sp. and carries:
- a CDS encoding cyclopropane-fatty-acyl-phospholipid synthase family protein, whose product is MEELIPRTLRRWETYQSNLYKSAVLAKFQSMTRGRLTLKVQGDAHSYSFGFGKKIQADMEIRNERFFMRFMKHGELGFGESFVDGDWDSPDLVALIRWFLLNIDQLDALGRVDLGDHPLFQFLQSVQEIQSMLDRTRPAGFSDSLAAHYDLERSFFTLMLDPTLTNSSAIFEGKESLEEAQLRKNRRIAQELKIRPGDHILELGSGWGSLSLYLALCFPCKITSVTISEEQHRYLKEKVAAMGLEQRVFPALLDYRSVKGSFDRIVSVELIDALDAQELPGFFAHCDELLKPQGIMVHQLLLTPERFRSENHAGADWIRKYISPGSFTPSLSQFLHAANEKADFCVRRLEDIGLSYARTLNAWRQRFESHLQEVKALGFDESFVRSWRYYLSYAEAAFQHGLMTAAQLTMTRPTQRGEEPEQKAFHGDGNTGMLVD